Proteins from a single region of Murdochiella vaginalis:
- the hutI gene encoding imidazolonepropionase has product MTATLILTHFNELFSPHDPGHPLRGKEMNEATVLKDAYVAFQGDKILAIGEGEVPAELIGPQTKIEERRGMVATPGLIDCHTHLVYGGSREHEFSKKLNGMSYLDILAEGGGILSTLKATRESSFDELYDKSKKLLEQMMIHGVTTVEAKSGYGLNWETEKRQLEVVKKLNEDLPVDLVSTFMAAHVIPPEYKENPDPLIDDIITMLPKVKEEKLAEFVDVFCDAGVYSAAQSKRLLEAAKKEGFSLRIHADEIESIGGSAVAAEVGATSAEHLMVITDEDIQKLADAHVIGNLLPATTFSLMEDTYAPARKMMNAGMAITITTDSNPGSCPMANLQFVMQLGCLYLRMTPTEVYNAVTINAAYSVHREKTVGSLDKGKNADLTVFAVPNLDYLLYYFATNHAVEVYKNGQCIVKDRQMVRA; this is encoded by the coding sequence ATGACGGCAACTTTAATTCTCACCCATTTTAATGAGCTTTTTTCCCCGCATGATCCAGGGCATCCCCTGCGCGGAAAAGAAATGAATGAAGCAACGGTACTGAAGGATGCCTATGTGGCCTTTCAAGGCGACAAAATTCTGGCCATCGGCGAAGGCGAAGTTCCCGCTGAACTCATCGGTCCGCAGACGAAAATAGAAGAACGCCGCGGCATGGTAGCCACCCCGGGCCTGATCGACTGCCACACCCATCTGGTTTATGGCGGCAGCCGTGAGCATGAGTTTTCCAAGAAGCTCAATGGCATGAGCTACCTCGATATTTTGGCAGAGGGCGGCGGTATTTTATCTACGTTAAAAGCGACGCGCGAATCTTCCTTTGACGAACTCTATGACAAGTCCAAAAAATTGCTGGAGCAAATGATGATCCATGGCGTAACTACCGTCGAAGCGAAAAGCGGCTACGGTCTGAATTGGGAAACGGAAAAGCGCCAGCTGGAAGTCGTCAAAAAGCTCAATGAAGATTTGCCGGTCGATTTGGTTTCCACTTTTATGGCGGCACACGTCATTCCGCCCGAATACAAAGAAAATCCGGATCCGCTGATCGATGACATCATCACAATGCTGCCGAAAGTAAAAGAAGAAAAGCTTGCCGAATTCGTTGACGTCTTCTGCGACGCGGGTGTTTACAGCGCTGCGCAGTCCAAGCGTCTGCTGGAAGCAGCAAAAAAGGAAGGCTTCTCGCTGCGCATTCATGCGGATGAAATTGAATCCATCGGCGGATCGGCTGTCGCTGCAGAAGTCGGCGCCACCAGTGCGGAGCACTTGATGGTCATCACCGATGAAGATATTCAAAAACTGGCCGATGCACACGTGATCGGCAATCTGTTGCCGGCAACGACCTTCTCTCTTATGGAGGACACCTATGCCCCGGCGCGCAAAATGATGAATGCCGGTATGGCCATCACCATCACCACGGACTCCAATCCCGGCTCCTGCCCGATGGCGAATTTACAGTTTGTCATGCAGCTCGGTTGTCTCTATCTGCGCATGACCCCCACGGAAGTCTATAATGCGGTTACCATCAACGCCGCCTATTCCGTGCATCGCGAGAAAACGGTAGGCTCTTTGGACAAAGGTAAAAATGCGGATCTTACTGTTTTTGCCGTTCCCAACCTGGATTATCTGCTGTACTATTTCGCAACGAATCATGCCGTAGAAGTCTATAAAAACGGACAATGCATCGTCAAAGATCGACAAATGGTTCGCGCATAA
- the ftcD gene encoding glutamate formimidoyltransferase has translation MKRVMCIPNYSEGRDLEKVEKIADCFRAKEGLKLVDYQPDKDHNRTVVEVIGDPKAVINAVIESVKVAKELIDMTKHTGGHPRMGAVDVVPFIPITECTTEECVEYAKEVGKAIGELGIPVYLYEDAASKPERKNLAKVRKGQYEGFFEKIKEDGWEPDFGPREMNVKSGATAVGARFHLVAFNVNLNTDKVEIAEAIAKKVRHIGGGLRFVKAIGLPLEERHQTQVSMNLVNYEKTAIYQAIEMIKSEAARYGVSVYGTEVIGMVPLQALVDSAAYYMQIENFRADQIIETLLIEE, from the coding sequence ATGAAACGTGTAATGTGCATCCCGAACTATTCCGAAGGCCGTGACCTGGAAAAAGTGGAAAAAATTGCGGATTGCTTCCGTGCCAAAGAAGGCCTGAAGCTTGTCGATTACCAGCCGGATAAAGATCATAACCGTACGGTTGTGGAAGTCATCGGTGATCCGAAAGCGGTTATCAACGCGGTGATCGAGTCCGTTAAAGTAGCCAAAGAGCTCATCGATATGACCAAGCACACCGGCGGTCATCCGCGTATGGGTGCGGTTGACGTTGTTCCGTTCATTCCTATTACGGAATGCACCACCGAAGAATGCGTCGAGTACGCCAAGGAAGTCGGCAAAGCCATCGGCGAGCTGGGCATTCCTGTATATCTCTATGAAGATGCAGCTTCCAAGCCGGAGCGCAAGAACTTGGCCAAGGTTCGCAAGGGTCAGTATGAAGGCTTCTTCGAAAAGATCAAAGAAGACGGATGGGAGCCGGATTTCGGTCCCCGTGAAATGAATGTCAAGAGCGGTGCAACCGCTGTTGGTGCCCGTTTCCACCTCGTTGCTTTCAACGTCAATCTCAACACCGACAAGGTCGAGATTGCCGAAGCCATTGCGAAAAAAGTTCGTCACATCGGCGGCGGTCTGCGCTTTGTAAAAGCCATCGGTCTTCCGCTCGAAGAGCGTCATCAGACGCAGGTTTCGATGAACTTAGTCAATTACGAGAAGACCGCGATCTATCAGGCCATCGAAATGATCAAATCGGAAGCGGCTCGTTACGGCGTCAGCGTTTACGGTACGGAAGTCATCGGCATGGTTCCGCTGCAAGCATTGGTTGATTCTGCAGCCTACTATATGCAGATTGAGAATTTCCGCGCTGATCAGATCATTGAAACCCTGTTAATTGAGGAGTAA
- a CDS encoding formate--tetrahydrofolate ligase, which yields MAEVKTDIEIANSVEMLPIVDIAKKVGLEEDDLELYGKYKAKITHDAIQRFANKKDGKLILVTAITPTPAGEGKSTCSIGLTMGLNKIGKNSVVALREPSLGPVFGVKGGAAGGGYAQVVPMEDINLHFTGDLHAMTAANNLLSALIDNHLQQGNVLNIDERRIVWKRVLDMNDRSLRNVVIGLGGKASGVPREDHFMITVASEVMAALCLASGLEDLKARLARMIVAYNKEGAPVTAGDLHAEGAMAMLLADAIKPNLVQTLEHTPALIHGGPFANIAHGCNSLIATKLGLKMADYLVTEAGFGADLGAEKFFDIKCRLGGLKPNAVVIVATIKALKMHGGVDKKDLKGENVEAVKAGFANLGRHIKNMKGFGLPTVVALNRFIFDTDAEIKALTDLCAEYGVELSLSDGWAKGGDGMTDLAEKVVKAADQENNFHYLYDVEASIPEKLDIIVKDYYGGGKVTLTAAAKKQIKTLEKLGLDKMPICMAKTQFSFSDDKNAVGAPSGFEITVQNVRVSAGAGFIVCETGDIMVMPGLPKVPAADHMDVDELGNMTGLF from the coding sequence ATGGCAGAAGTAAAAACCGATATTGAAATTGCCAATTCTGTAGAGATGCTTCCGATCGTGGACATCGCCAAAAAGGTAGGCTTGGAAGAGGACGATCTGGAGCTGTACGGAAAATATAAAGCAAAGATTACACATGACGCGATTCAGCGTTTCGCCAACAAAAAAGACGGCAAGCTGATCTTGGTTACTGCCATCACACCGACCCCCGCAGGCGAAGGAAAATCTACCTGCTCCATCGGCTTGACGATGGGTCTGAACAAAATCGGCAAAAATTCCGTTGTTGCTCTGCGTGAGCCTTCCCTCGGACCGGTATTCGGTGTCAAGGGCGGCGCAGCCGGCGGCGGCTATGCCCAGGTGGTGCCGATGGAAGACATCAACCTCCACTTTACGGGCGACCTGCACGCCATGACGGCGGCGAACAACCTTCTGTCTGCGCTTATTGACAACCATCTGCAACAAGGCAATGTCTTGAACATCGACGAGCGTCGCATCGTCTGGAAACGCGTCCTGGATATGAACGACCGCTCGCTGCGTAACGTCGTCATCGGTTTGGGCGGCAAAGCATCCGGTGTTCCCCGTGAAGATCACTTTATGATCACCGTGGCTTCCGAAGTTATGGCTGCGCTATGCCTTGCTTCCGGTCTGGAAGATCTGAAAGCGCGTCTGGCACGCATGATCGTTGCCTACAACAAGGAAGGCGCTCCGGTCACCGCAGGCGATCTGCATGCAGAGGGTGCCATGGCAATGCTTTTGGCGGACGCCATTAAGCCGAACCTCGTACAAACGCTGGAGCATACACCGGCGCTTATCCACGGCGGTCCGTTTGCGAACATTGCACACGGCTGTAACTCCCTCATCGCGACGAAGCTGGGCCTGAAGATGGCCGATTACCTCGTCACGGAGGCAGGCTTCGGTGCCGACCTCGGTGCAGAAAAATTCTTCGACATCAAATGCCGTCTTGGCGGCCTCAAGCCGAATGCAGTCGTCATTGTTGCCACGATTAAGGCGCTTAAGATGCATGGCGGCGTCGACAAGAAGGATCTGAAGGGTGAGAACGTAGAGGCCGTAAAGGCGGGCTTTGCGAACCTCGGTCGCCACATCAAGAATATGAAGGGCTTCGGGCTGCCGACTGTGGTCGCGCTCAACCGCTTCATCTTCGATACGGATGCCGAAATCAAGGCGTTGACGGATCTGTGTGCAGAATACGGCGTGGAACTTTCCCTGTCCGATGGCTGGGCAAAGGGCGGCGACGGCATGACCGATCTGGCTGAAAAGGTAGTCAAGGCGGCGGACCAAGAAAATAACTTCCATTACCTCTATGATGTGGAAGCCTCGATTCCGGAAAAATTGGACATCATCGTCAAAGACTACTACGGCGGTGGCAAAGTGACGCTGACCGCAGCGGCCAAGAAACAAATCAAAACGCTGGAAAAACTCGGACTCGACAAGATGCCGATCTGCATGGCGAAAACACAATTCTCGTTCTCGGATGATAAGAACGCAGTTGGTGCGCCGAGCGGATTTGAAATCACGGTGCAGAACGTGCGCGTATCTGCCGGTGCAGGCTTCATCGTTTGCGAGACGGGCGACATCATGGTTATGCCGGGTCTTCCTAAAGTTCCGGCTGCGGATCACATGGATGTCGATGAGCTCGGCAACATGACCGGCTTATTCTAA
- a CDS encoding cyclodeaminase/cyclohydrolase family protein, which produces MLKNLTVTEFIEELASDSAAPGGGSIAALSAAQTAGLFAMVCELTVANKKYADAKEEMEGYIPELKEYEKFFIDAIDHDANSFNGVMAAFKMPKETAEEKAARSAAIQKEYKNAANVPFTTGIQAMELLKYAEPLIVRGNQNAITDVGAGLHCLRAAVVVAFYNVKINLGSIKDEAYVAEKRREMDEALKDLDSKISACIAKVEAALE; this is translated from the coding sequence ATGTTAAAAAATTTAACCGTTACCGAATTTATTGAGGAATTGGCTTCGGATTCTGCTGCTCCGGGCGGCGGCTCTATCGCTGCGCTCTCGGCTGCGCAAACTGCCGGATTATTTGCCATGGTCTGTGAACTGACCGTTGCGAACAAGAAATACGCAGATGCTAAGGAAGAGATGGAAGGATACATTCCGGAACTGAAGGAATACGAGAAATTCTTCATCGACGCGATTGATCATGACGCCAACTCGTTCAATGGCGTGATGGCAGCATTCAAAATGCCGAAGGAAACAGCCGAAGAAAAAGCTGCTCGCAGTGCCGCGATTCAAAAAGAATACAAGAATGCGGCGAATGTGCCTTTCACCACCGGCATTCAAGCCATGGAACTTCTCAAGTATGCCGAACCGCTGATCGTTCGCGGTAACCAGAACGCCATCACGGATGTCGGCGCCGGATTGCACTGCCTGCGCGCGGCGGTCGTCGTCGCTTTCTACAACGTCAAGATCAACTTAGGTTCGATCAAGGACGAAGCCTATGTGGCTGAGAAGCGTCGTGAAATGGACGAGGCGTTAAAGGATCTGGATTCGAAGATTTCTGCCTGCATTGCGAAAGTCGAAGCTGCGCTGGAATAA
- a CDS encoding DUF5067 domain-containing protein, whose product MKKNRKMMRSMLAMLLVFALFLPLLAGCGGAKKGGKDSGSAAPTENTDSSAPAETGKKEVKANEGGAKVMALNDKYTLDGNDFELASYCLMEDYDGDTNIVMTWKFTNNEKEAKTSLFLFFYDFYQGKEQVNEPGTIFLSKDSTKSLTEYEFNEVEPGETGTFFLCYKLKDKKTPVKAVISGLSDKDKFEFEMPIEGLEPVTVDALDIPK is encoded by the coding sequence ATGAAAAAGAATAGGAAAATGATGAGATCAATGTTGGCGATGTTGCTCGTTTTCGCCCTTTTCCTTCCGCTTCTTGCCGGCTGTGGGGGAGCAAAGAAAGGCGGGAAGGATAGCGGGTCGGCGGCACCTACTGAAAATACGGATTCAAGCGCGCCAGCGGAAACCGGGAAAAAAGAAGTGAAGGCCAATGAGGGTGGAGCCAAGGTTATGGCATTGAATGACAAGTATACCCTTGACGGCAATGATTTCGAGTTGGCCTCGTACTGCTTGATGGAAGATTACGACGGCGACACCAATATCGTGATGACCTGGAAATTTACCAACAATGAGAAAGAAGCAAAAACGTCGTTGTTCCTCTTCTTCTATGATTTTTATCAGGGCAAGGAACAAGTAAATGAACCGGGCACGATTTTTCTTTCAAAAGACAGTACCAAAAGCTTGACGGAATATGAATTTAACGAAGTGGAACCGGGGGAGACGGGAACCTTCTTCCTTTGCTATAAGCTCAAGGACAAAAAAACACCGGTCAAGGCAGTCATCAGCGGCTTATCGGATAAGGATAAATTTGAGTTCGAAATGCCCATAGAGGGACTGGAACCCGTTACCGTGGATGCTCTCGATATTCCAAAATAA
- a CDS encoding extracellular solute-binding protein has product MKKSHSLFLFCSTLLLLFLFTGCTKNATLDPKHPVTLTMWHVYGEQVDSPMNRMIEEFNQTTGREKGILVNVTLMSNAYAIGDKLLKAQANTPGVPDMPDLFFCHITNAEKLGADTLLDWKEQFTEEEREQFVPAFVEDGIIGEKLSILPVSKSTYVLYLAGAPFARFSAATGVRKEDLSTWDGFFDAAEKYYNWSGGKPFCALDYLLRCVDLDAMEKGASNFYTKEGWYDLENAQWKASFMPFARALSKGHIVVSDLYSNTQVMTGEVIAGIGSTASILYYNDAITYPDGKSEPMDLQVLPMPKAAGKKFLVTQAGVGLCARKTTGQKTEAATVFAKWLTEAERNLSFCVETGYMPVRKDAFAKIKGHAFPSQGYQNLYNTLETINATATAVREPTNVHYYDKVHALYEALKKQQAGLAGKMHTEEEAQKRAEEIWALFCAIQ; this is encoded by the coding sequence ATGAAAAAATCGCATTCGTTATTCCTGTTCTGCTCCACGTTGCTGTTGCTTTTTCTCTTTACCGGTTGTACAAAAAACGCCACGCTGGATCCGAAACATCCGGTTACCTTGACCATGTGGCATGTTTACGGCGAGCAGGTGGATTCGCCGATGAACCGAATGATTGAAGAATTTAACCAGACGACCGGCCGAGAAAAAGGCATTCTCGTGAACGTCACCCTCATGTCCAACGCCTATGCGATCGGTGATAAACTCCTGAAAGCACAAGCCAATACGCCGGGCGTTCCCGATATGCCAGACTTGTTTTTCTGTCATATCACCAACGCAGAAAAGCTGGGCGCGGATACCTTGCTGGATTGGAAAGAACAATTCACCGAAGAAGAGCGTGAGCAATTCGTTCCCGCCTTCGTTGAAGATGGAATCATCGGTGAGAAATTGTCGATATTGCCGGTATCGAAGTCAACATATGTGCTTTATCTTGCCGGTGCGCCATTTGCGCGTTTTTCCGCTGCAACCGGCGTCCGCAAAGAAGATCTTTCCACCTGGGACGGTTTTTTTGACGCTGCCGAAAAATATTACAACTGGTCCGGCGGCAAGCCTTTCTGTGCCTTGGATTATCTGCTTCGCTGCGTAGATCTGGATGCGATGGAAAAAGGAGCAAGCAATTTCTACACGAAGGAAGGCTGGTACGATCTCGAGAACGCCCAATGGAAAGCATCCTTCATGCCTTTTGCCCGTGCGCTTTCCAAAGGCCATATTGTGGTATCCGATCTGTACTCCAACACGCAGGTCATGACCGGCGAGGTCATTGCCGGTATTGGCTCAACTGCGTCCATCCTGTATTACAACGATGCTATTACCTATCCGGACGGCAAGTCGGAGCCCATGGATCTGCAGGTGCTTCCGATGCCGAAAGCGGCAGGAAAAAAATTTCTGGTAACGCAAGCAGGAGTGGGACTCTGTGCACGGAAAACGACGGGACAGAAAACCGAAGCGGCCACCGTTTTCGCCAAATGGCTGACCGAAGCGGAACGCAACCTGAGCTTCTGTGTGGAAACCGGCTATATGCCTGTGCGAAAAGACGCATTTGCCAAAATAAAAGGCCATGCTTTCCCCTCCCAGGGATACCAAAATCTTTATAATACGTTGGAAACGATCAACGCAACGGCAACGGCCGTAAGAGAACCTACAAATGTCCATTACTACGACAAGGTACATGCGCTCTATGAGGCGCTAAAAAAGCAACAAGCGGGACTTGCCGGTAAAATGCACACGGAAGAAGAAGCACAAAAACGAGCCGAGGAAATCTGGGCGTTATTCTGCGCAATCCAGTAA
- a CDS encoding helix-turn-helix transcriptional regulator, protein MVNLSSLNLRRHSLQRRLFLTMLVLSMLLLSLFFVGLYFVLGYTDTKQRMDKNLNFQLDIFARETSSYYKNLATMSILLSRESGGIVENYLSENHIAFDDLNNSQEHLVDIQKQLFDPLRHKLFEANCTGAFIMLQATVDTKSNHADASRTGLYLQRGTLDASDNDVLLYRGFSSIGRNKGYMPHRKWRLEFDTDLFPNYADLLQHAKAPLTTNFCTTEIFTLPGTSEKAMLMVVPLLGSHGEVYGICGLEVNQSYFKQAFAQPSPLNRATFCLSKGKREFVDAKDCFSAGITSGYYSAPLGSFATKPFGQSLSLYENASSTSYIGASKEITIFPKNVDFTLHVLVPKPDYDYLAIQNMFRVVSLIALFLLLAAGLCIYFSTAYLIPLKKSIQKIQQKTYMATDSSIAEIDDLFVFLDEENRANEELLENMEQEKKRAEKELQKMQEEYDKITQKIERLAYSRKNEIDPADYENFKIGFKLLTKREKEILRLYMDGKGVKEIMEEADLKESTVRFHNRNIYSKLGVYSQKQLLRCIAILEQEEQKNSPNT, encoded by the coding sequence ATGGTCAATTTATCTTCATTAAATCTACGCAGGCACAGCTTGCAGCGCAGACTTTTCTTGACCATGCTGGTCCTTTCCATGCTGCTGTTAAGTCTGTTTTTTGTGGGGTTGTATTTTGTTTTAGGCTATACCGACACCAAGCAACGCATGGATAAGAATCTGAACTTTCAACTGGATATCTTTGCGCGCGAAACGAGCTCGTATTACAAAAACTTAGCGACGATGAGCATTCTTCTCTCGAGGGAATCCGGCGGTATCGTCGAAAACTATCTTTCCGAAAATCACATTGCTTTTGACGATCTGAACAACTCCCAAGAGCATCTCGTTGACATCCAAAAACAGCTTTTTGATCCGCTTCGTCATAAGCTCTTCGAAGCGAATTGTACCGGTGCTTTTATTATGTTGCAAGCAACCGTAGACACGAAAAGTAATCACGCCGATGCTTCCCGTACCGGACTCTACCTCCAACGAGGAACGCTGGATGCATCCGACAATGATGTTCTTCTCTATCGCGGCTTCTCCTCGATCGGAAGGAATAAGGGCTATATGCCGCACCGAAAATGGCGGCTGGAGTTTGATACCGATTTATTCCCGAACTATGCCGATCTTTTGCAGCATGCCAAGGCTCCCTTGACCACGAATTTTTGTACCACCGAAATTTTTACCTTGCCGGGAACATCCGAAAAAGCCATGTTGATGGTGGTTCCTTTGCTTGGCTCCCATGGAGAAGTATATGGCATCTGTGGTTTAGAAGTGAATCAAAGCTACTTTAAGCAAGCCTTTGCGCAGCCCTCTCCCCTTAATCGGGCTACCTTTTGCCTCAGTAAAGGCAAGAGAGAATTTGTCGATGCGAAGGATTGTTTCAGTGCCGGCATCACAAGTGGATATTATTCGGCACCTTTAGGCTCCTTTGCGACGAAGCCCTTCGGACAGAGTCTGTCTTTGTACGAAAACGCCTCGTCCACGTCATATATTGGCGCATCGAAAGAAATCACGATTTTCCCGAAAAATGTCGATTTTACGCTGCATGTTCTCGTACCGAAACCGGACTATGACTATCTTGCCATACAAAATATGTTTCGCGTGGTATCTTTAATTGCCCTGTTTTTGCTTTTGGCGGCCGGACTTTGCATTTATTTCAGCACGGCGTATCTTATTCCGCTGAAAAAAAGCATTCAAAAGATTCAGCAGAAAACCTATATGGCAACAGACTCTTCCATTGCCGAAATCGACGACCTTTTCGTGTTTCTGGATGAAGAAAACCGGGCCAATGAAGAGCTTCTTGAAAACATGGAGCAGGAAAAGAAGCGCGCTGAAAAAGAACTTCAGAAAATGCAGGAAGAATACGACAAAATTACACAGAAAATTGAACGCCTTGCCTATTCGCGCAAAAACGAAATCGATCCCGCTGATTATGAAAACTTTAAAATCGGTTTCAAGCTGCTAACCAAAAGAGAGAAAGAAATTCTTCGGCTCTACATGGACGGAAAAGGCGTCAAAGAAATTATGGAAGAAGCGGATTTAAAGGAATCGACCGTGCGCTTTCATAACCGGAATATTTACAGCAAGCTGGGTGTGTATTCCCAAAAACAGCTTCTCCGTTGCATTGCCATCCTGGAACAGGAAGAGCAAAAAAATTCGCCGAATACCTAA
- a CDS encoding SHOCT domain-containing protein: MGFIKAFTGALGGTFADQWLDFYLPDGSIPATAAIFPAKPQGTNQGRGSNTKGNANIISNGSKIIVPEGTALITMQDGQITGIVAEAGGFIFRSDDINSQSIFAGDGPVASLIQSTWEKIKFGGQVGSQQLAFYVNLKEIPNNRFGTQGEIYWDDAFFGTQVGAVTRGTYTLKIVDPLLFVKNFVPQKYLLADAPVFDFSDMDNDAASQLFNEVVGSLSAAFSNYTNDPSRGNRMSKIQGDQIGFAQSLSLAVEEGFQWKTDRGLVIVKTAILAIEYDEDTKKLMSDVKKADALSGSRGNAFFQQAAARGLQSAGENGGGANMAFMGMGMNATGNMMSGTQQPNTPSSYQPNFGAAQMNQGQPQQAPSQQQAQPQQQNAPSPSNQSPEDPTEKLIKMKKLLDAGVITEEEFNKMKSDLLGL, translated from the coding sequence ATGGGGTTTATTAAGGCTTTCACAGGCGCGTTGGGCGGAACCTTCGCCGATCAATGGTTGGACTTTTACCTTCCGGATGGCTCCATTCCGGCAACGGCGGCGATTTTCCCTGCAAAACCGCAGGGAACAAACCAAGGGCGCGGTTCCAATACCAAGGGCAATGCCAATATCATCAGTAACGGCAGTAAAATCATCGTTCCCGAAGGAACGGCGCTCATCACCATGCAGGATGGGCAAATTACCGGTATCGTTGCCGAAGCCGGCGGATTTATCTTCCGCTCGGACGATATCAATTCCCAAAGCATTTTTGCCGGCGACGGTCCGGTCGCTTCGCTGATCCAGTCCACATGGGAAAAAATTAAATTTGGCGGCCAGGTTGGCTCACAGCAACTGGCCTTTTACGTGAACCTAAAGGAAATCCCGAACAACCGCTTCGGTACACAAGGCGAAATCTATTGGGATGATGCCTTCTTCGGCACGCAGGTCGGTGCGGTCACGCGCGGCACCTACACCTTAAAAATTGTCGATCCGCTTTTATTCGTAAAGAATTTTGTTCCACAAAAATATTTGCTGGCGGATGCACCGGTGTTCGATTTTTCGGATATGGATAACGATGCCGCTTCCCAGCTGTTCAATGAAGTCGTGGGAAGCCTTTCCGCCGCCTTCTCGAACTATACCAATGATCCGAGTCGAGGCAACCGCATGAGCAAGATTCAAGGCGACCAGATCGGTTTTGCACAGTCGCTTTCCCTTGCCGTCGAAGAAGGTTTCCAATGGAAAACGGATAGAGGTCTTGTCATTGTAAAGACGGCCATACTTGCGATCGAATACGACGAAGACACCAAGAAGCTGATGTCGGATGTCAAGAAAGCGGATGCGCTTTCCGGCAGCCGCGGAAACGCGTTTTTCCAACAAGCTGCAGCAAGAGGATTGCAGTCGGCAGGTGAAAATGGCGGCGGCGCCAATATGGCCTTTATGGGCATGGGCATGAATGCGACCGGAAATATGATGTCCGGCACGCAACAGCCCAATACGCCAAGCTCCTATCAGCCCAATTTCGGCGCAGCACAAATGAATCAGGGCCAGCCGCAACAGGCTCCCTCCCAACAGCAAGCACAACCGCAGCAGCAAAATGCGCCGTCTCCGTCGAACCAGAGTCCGGAAGATCCGACGGAAAAATTGATTAAGATGAAGAAGCTTTTGGATGCCGGCGTCATCACGGAAGAAGAATTCAACAAAATGAAGTCCGACCTCCTGGGTCTGTAA